The Mastacembelus armatus chromosome 20, fMasArm1.2, whole genome shotgun sequence DNA segment ATTTAATAACCTGTTATTGTATCCTATATAAAGTATGTTATCAGTGTAATTTTTactttgtttgaaatgtttaacatatttaaatttCGTGTTATCTCTTTAGGTGGATTGTAGACATGGAGGGAGCACCTGGCACACTATATGAAGGAGAGAAATTTCAGCTGCTTTTCAAATTTAGTAGTCGATACCCTTTCGATTCACCTCAGGTATGTAGAAGCTACATGGTGTATGTGGTTAAAAGTAAGGCATTGTGAAAACTTGGTTCCGTTCAGATACGGGTACAGAGGTCCCACTGAAGATGTGTTTGAAAAGATTAGTTTAATTCAGCAATCTTGCTTCACTCATCAGAACCCTGCCCAGCTAAAAATAAAGAATGAGGCAGTCTAGAGAAAATCACATAAACTTAGCTGTTGTCTTCTCAAATCGAAAGTGCCCATTGTCAGAAAGGTCCTCTTACAAACTTCAGTCTAAACGGCTCTAGTGCATGTAATGTGTGGAGAAAGTTCTGAATTGCTCAAATGTATAGTTCTCAGAGCATTATTTTGAGAGACCCCCTACCCTGTGAATGCTGGTTATTAATGTCTGTACAGCTCCTATCATAGAGGTCCACGTGTACTTATTTCTGCAGATTTGCTACAAAACatgacatatttattttgttaactaTGAAACAGATGAAACTGGAAAATGCCTCTTCCACTatcaacatatttttgtttgcagtttttcaaCATAATgtcatttgttgtcattttaagTTTACATAtcaagacagagacaaacaaaaagcagagtTGGATTCAAACATTAAACACTAACTGTAATACAAAACTGAGATAGTAAAGCATGACCTGTCTGGTCAAAGCTTTGTTAAAACcacagtgtgtgagagacaTTTCACTTAATAGTTTATCTTTTTGCAAGCAAGTAGCTTTTGGAAGAAGAGGATCAGGGCCACTATCAAAATGTGTTCTGATGTTTTTCTAAGTATTCTGAGAACAAAGACCATACTTTCACCTGTCTTAATGGTTGGTGTATAGTCTTGGCTTTACTCTCTGCTCCTATGTGTAACAGCCATTTTATCACCCTGCTTCCAGCCCTATGATGTGCAGAATACACTCTCCTGTGAGGCCCTATCTAAAGCTAAACTGCCTCAACACCACTGTTACTCTTCCCTGCCctttttactatttttacattttacatttttttcatcacactTCCTGTATCTTGCATACCTTTATAATCCTGTGATGCCTTTTATAGAAAATTATgtctccttttttaaaaaataaaacataccttatcttctgttttctcttcccctctctcacCTCATCCCAATCCCTTTTGTCCTAATCCCATAAGCTTATGCTGCTATAGAGGGTTAAGCCTGACCTTATATAGCAAGTCTCATTATCTTTTACCAttaatgggggaaaaaaactcaaCTTTTTCCCTGCAAGTACTCCCCAAATACCACCTGTATATGCTTCTTATACTTGTTCTGTGAATTATTTCAATAGccactgtttttcactgttcCAGGTAATGTTTACAGGAGAAAATATACCTGTCCACCCTCATGTGTATAGCAACGgtcacatctgtctgtctattcTAACGGAAGATTGGTCGCCAGCCCTCTCAGTGCAATCAGTTTGTCTTAGCATTATCAGCATGTTGTCCAGCTGCAAAGAAAAGGTAGGGAACCTGTACTGATGCCTTGGGTAACAAATGTAGTTAATTATGTAAACTGTgctaattaaatattaaatctaaatgcttttttctttttctgcagagACGACCACCTGATAACTCCTTTTATGTAAGAACGTGTAACAAAAATCCAAAGAAGACAAAATGGTGGTATCATGGTCAGTATTGTTCTgtaattttcttccttttttgaCTGGGGAACAAAAGTAAAGGCAGTTGGGAGTTATTCTAACAGTATGCAATTATTTTTGCTTGCTTTCACAGATGATACATGCTAATGTACAAACTTTGTAATAATCATAGAAGGAAGAAGGCCTACTGACCTATGTGAAGCACTTTTTAATCATTCAGTCTTTGAACTCTGACCTTTGACTGGAACAATGGACAACATGCGCTGGAGGCTCTTAACTGCATTTCCCCAGTGGGCAGTTGGATGCACATTTTAGTCGGTTGTAAcatagaaagtaaaaaaaaaaaaaaaaactaaaaaaaaaaagtttaaatgcaCCCAAGAAGCAAAAAGGTAGTCATGCAGAGAGCAAGGAAGGTGGATTTGTAGTGAGATAATTAAAATTCTTGTTTAAGATTAttgtttttgcttgtgtttgGGTCTTCACGTTAAGGTCCTTGTGTTGTGCAATAATAACTGATGGACGCATGTTTGGGCCTGCAAAGAGAAATCCAAATCAAATTGTTGTCTGGATGGGATCTGACTGTCATTACCCCAAGAAAATGcgtcatctgtttgtttttatattattatatgcaCTGTGAAAATATCtagtttaaaaaatgactatTAGTATATTTACCCCAACTTTCAGTTGTACTGCAGGTACTGCTATTTATCAggttaaaatgttttagtttgCAACCACTGAATCAAGTGCATACACAGTTACCTTATTCATCTTCCAGCTTGAGACTTGGTTGCAGTTCTTCCTGCTGTGTCACAAGAATGTTGGTACATATGAGAAAAAAACCTATAAAGATAAATCTCCTAGACATCTGATGACCTCAGTGTGCACACCTCTCTTATGTTGGGCAGAACCTCTAAAGTGTTCATTAGAGCAGACAGGAAGATGTGCAGCAATGTCTCTTCCATTTAAAGAATGTCTGTATGAGAACATTGTTGCatggtccttttttttttttttatttgtgtgtgacttttttttttaaactcatgCTTTAATCTTCTGAAATGTTTGATTTGAAATATCTTGAATTCcttttgtactgtttttttttcaactagCTGATGCTTTGAAAAGGGGGGGATTTTGATGGGTCAGtgtgtattttgctttttttgtatttgttatt contains these protein-coding regions:
- the ube2wb gene encoding putative ubiquitin-conjugating enzyme E2 W-B isoform X1, translated to MTLNEKSVQNTITQWIVDMEGAPGTLYEGEKFQLLFKFSSRYPFDSPQVMFTGENIPVHPHVYSNGHICLSILTEDWSPALSVQSVCLSIISMLSSCKEKRRPPDNSFYVRTCNKNPKKTKWWYHDDTC
- the ube2wb gene encoding putative ubiquitin-conjugating enzyme E2 W-B isoform X2; amino-acid sequence: MASMQKRLQKELLALQNDPPPGMTLNEKSVQNTITQWIVDMEGAPGTLYEGEKFQLLFKFSSRYPFDSPQVMFTGENIPVHPHVYSNGHICLSILTEDWSPALSVQSVCLSIISMLSSCKEKRRPPDNSFYVRTCNKNPKKTKWWYHDDTC